AATTTTTTCTGGATATTTCAAAATTAATATTTCATATGCCTGAATTGCCTTTGTATATTTCTTTTGTTCCAGATATACTCTAGCCAAAGTCTCTGTCATTAGGTACGAATTGTCCTCTGGAGCACTTTCAATCTGAACAATCGGAGCGCTATTTCCAGGTTTAATTGGAGAGATTTTCGGATTGTTTTCGATAAATTTATCGATTATGCTGGCTTTTTTTTGTCTTTCTTCCTCTTGTTGTGCTTTTTCAGAAGCTTCTTTTGCTGCTCTTTCTTCAGGAGAAAGATCATTTGAACGATCAATTGGTTCTGTTCTAGATAATTGAAGCCATTCTTGGAAAGAGTGTTTTTCTCTTAATGAAAAATCCAAAGGTTTGCCAATCTCCAAATGTTCTGCAGCAGTTTTTACTGATTCAGTTCTTTCTTCTTCAAATTCTTCAGGAGTTTCTTCTATAATTTCTTCAATTTCTTCCTGAAGTTGTTCAGCAGTAATTTCTTCAACAGTTTCTTCAATAATTTCTTCAATAATTTCTTCTTTAACCTCGATTTTAGGAATTACAGTTTCTGCTTCTTTAATTGAAGAAAGAATTGATCTTTCGATTGTATTAAACTTAGGTTCTGGAATTATCATTTCCTCAATAACGCCTTCTTCTTCGTCTTCTTCGATAGTGCTTGAAACAGGTTGTTCAATAACAGGAATAACCTTAACTTCTTCTATAATTGCTGGTTCTTCAGGAATTGCAGCTTCAGCTTCTTTAATAGAGCTTAAAATCGAATTTTCAATACGATCAAATTTTGTTTCTTCCTCAATTTCTTTTGCTGATTCTGATACAGTAGGAGTTTCAGAAACTTTTATAGAACTTAAAATGGAATTTTCAATACGATCAATTTTAGGTTTTTCAATTTCGGGCTCTTCTGTTTTTTCTGATTCAGTAAAAGAAGGAATATCAATTTCTTCTAAAGATTCTGTAGTTTCGGAAGTTACATTTTCTATAGTTTCAGAAGTGATAATAGATTCTATTTTCTTTTCCTCTTCAATAACTGGTTTTTCATAAGTTACCGACTGTGCTTCTTTGATAGCCATAAAAATAGAAGGATCTATTTCAGGAATTGTTATAGGTTTTTCTTCTATTGCTGGTTTCTCAAAAGTTACCGTTTGAGCTTCTTTAATAGCCATAAAAATAGAAGGATCTATTTCTGGAATATTTTTGACTTCAGTAACAACTAAAGGTTCTTCAATTTTTAAAGATTCCTCTATTTTTATCGGTTCTTCTGGTTTTACAAAATCCTCAATTTTTAAGGATTGTTCAGCTGAAACTGTAGAAACGGATTGAGCTTCTTTAATGTCAGGAACAGGCTGTTCTTCGGGATCATTTTTTTGAAGTGCTTTTCTAATTTGTTCAGGAGAAATAATTTCGCTATCAAAAACCGTAATTTCTAAAAGATCTCTTAGTTTTTGTTCGTAGAAATCATTTTGAACAGATGTAAAAACTTCTGAAGTGATAAAATCAAATAAAACGGAACGATCCGAAGTATGTGCTGCTGTAACTTTTAAAGCATAATTATACTTAAAACTGTTTTGATTGTAAAGTCCTTTTAATCGTAATGCGCGTGCACTTTGAAAATACGGAAATTCATTCAGAACACTTCCTAATGCATCCGCCTGCTTTTCTGTAATAGCATCCGGTTTGTTCATTAAGTAGGTATAATCAGTAACGTTCATTTTTTTTGTTTAATCGTTTAAAATTTTATTGGCTTAACTGTTTTGAAAATCGATTAATCGATTCAACAAGTTAAGATTTTACCATTTCGCCAATGACTCATTAAAAATGTCTTGGGTAATTCTTTCAAAAATTGTTTTAAGCGCATCATTTAATGTTGCTCCTGTTGGGAGTTCCTGTCCTGGGAAATCATAATAGAATTCAAAAGGTTTTTCGAAGTCATCTGTTTCTTTTTTCTTATTCATGAATCTAACATTCACACGAATTGACAAACGGTTTTGAGCGGCTCCCACATCGCCATTTGATCCTACGGCTGTTGCTGTCATTGGAGTAATTCTATAATCTACAATTTCTCCTTCGTATGTTAAATCACCATTGACACTTACCAAGTTTAAATTGGTCTGATTCATAATCAAATCCTGCAAAGCCAATGTAAAAGTTCTGTCGATTCCTGGTTCTACTAAATCTGCGTTGTTTTGAAAAAAGTTAACCTGAAAGGTTTTAGCATCAATTTTTCCAGTTCCTGTAAAATTGTATTTTACAGTACAGCTGCTAAAAGTTGTAGCGATAAGTAGAATAAGGATATGTTTTAAGTATTTCATTTTTTTATTTAAGGGTTGCTTGGCCAGTTCACTGGTACTTGGCCAAAGATATTCATTTTCGTTTAAAACATTTCGTGTCTTGGTGTCTTTGTGGCGAAACTATAAATCGAATTGTTTGATTTTGCGGTATAAAGTCCTTTCAGAAATACCCAATTCATCAGCAGCAGCTTTACGTTTTCCTTTGTTTTTTTCTAATGATTTTTTGATCATTTCGATTTCTTTCTGCTCTAGGCGTAAAATTTCTTCTTCTTCTATAGTTTCGGCAAACAAATAATTATCATCTGGTATCTGATAGTTGTCTTCACGAACGGCTGGCGTTGTCATGACAGCAGTTCTTGGTTCTTCTTCAAAATCAATTTCGCTGTCGTTTTCTTGGTTTCCGTATATTTTCTGAATTAGATTTGGATTAATATCTTGAACTTTAGAAGTGCCGTTTTTCATCAATTCTAATGTCAGTTTTTTCAAATCGTTTAAGTCACTTTTCATATCAAAGAGGACTTTGTATAAGATATCTCTTTCGGTACTGAAGTCACTTTCTTTTTTACTGTCATTAATTACCGAAGGTAGATTACTTCCTTCTGCAGGCAGATACGATTGTAAAGTGGCCAGCGTAATATCGCGATTGGTTTCTAAAACAGAAATCTGTTCCGCCACATTTCGAAGTTGACGAATATTACCGCTCCATCTAAATTTCTGTAAAAGCTGAACAGCATCATCATCCAATCTTAACGGAGGCATTTTGTATTTATGGGCAAAATCGGCTACGAATTTTCTAAATAACAAATGAATATCATCGTTTCTTTCTCGTAAAGGCGGTAAAGTAATTTCGACTGTACTCAAACGATAATACAAATCTTCACGGAATTTACCTTTTTCGATTGCATTAAATAAATTCACATTTGTTGCTGCAACAATACGGACATTTGTTTTTTGAACTTGGGATGAACCTACTTTTATAAATTCGCCATTTTCTAAAACACGTAACAATCTTACCTGAGTTGTCAAAGGTAATTCTCCAACTTCATCTAAAAATATTGTTCCGCCGTCTGCCACTTCAAAATAACCTTCACGAGTGCTTGTGGCACCTGTAAACGCCCCTTTTTCGTGACCAAAAAGTTCACTATCAATAGTTCCTTCCGGAATAGCTCCGCAGTTTACTGCAATATATTTACCATGCTTTCTGTGTGAAAGCGAATGTATAATTCTAGGAATATTTTCTTTACCAACACCACTTTCCCCAGTTACCATAACCGAAATATCAGTTGGAGCAACCTGAATGGCTTTTTCAATGGCACGATTTAATTTTGGATCATTTCCAATTATCTCAAATCGCTGTTTTATTGCTTGAACTGTTTCCATGTAGTTTTTGTTTCAAGTTTTTTATTTGTTTCAAGTTTCAGGTTATACCTAAAAATTAAAACTTTGGCTTGTATTTTTTTTCTTTTGCCACAGATTAAAATGATTAACACAGATTTTTTTTAAATCGGTCAGAAATGTTATTATTAAATTAACCACAAATTACACAAATTAGCGCAAATTCAGTTTATGAATTTATCAATCTTTTGTGTACTAATGATTTGTTTTGAAAGTTTGCAATTATTCCAACAGGAGTATCCGCAAGCTTCATGTAATTTAATGTTTGAGCAAGATGATCATTGCTAATTTCTTTAACTGATTTTACTTCTAATATTATATCTTCATAAACTATAAAATCGGCATAAAATTTATGAGGCAAAATAACTCCTTTGTATTCTATTGAAAATTCCTTTTCTCGATGATAAGGAATGTTGTTATTTTTGAATTCAATTTCTAATGCATCTTTATAGACAATTTCAAGTAATCCAGGGCCTAGTAATCTATGTACTTCCATGCATATGCCTACAATTTGATAATTTTGATCTTTCTTGTAGTAATATTCGTTTGTATCGATCATGAATAGTTAATTTGCGGAAATTTGTGAAATTTGCGGTTATAAAAACTAATTCATCTCAGAATATCCAATGGCTTCACCCTTTAAAGTTCCGCTAGTACAGCTTATGATTTTTACGTTTACAAAATCTCCAATTTTATAATTCTCTTTCGGAAAAACAACCGTTATACTTTGAGAATTTCTTCCGGAGAATTCTTCTTTAGATTTTTTAGAAACTTTCTCGATTAAAACTTCAACTGTTTTTCCAACAAATTCCTCACTTCTAAACCAAGCATGTTTTTGTTGTAAATCGACAATTTCCTGTAATCTTCTGGCTTTAGTTTCTTCTTCAACATCATCTTTCATTTTCCTTCCAGCAAGAGTTCCAGGGCGTTCAGAATACGAATACATATAACCGAAATTATATTTTACATATTCCATCAAACTCATGGTGTCTTGATGATCCTGTTCCGTTTCTGTGGGGAAACCGGCAATCATATCTTGTGAAATCGAAGCATCTGGAACAATCGCTCTGATTTTATCAATCAAAGCCATATATTCCTCACGAGAATGCAGACGATTCATTTCTTTTAAAATTCTGTTACTTCCAGACTGAACCGGCAAGTGAATATGTTTACAGATATTTGGATATTTCGCCATCACATGTAAAATACTTTCGTGCATATCCTGCGGATTTGAAGTCGAAAATCTAATACGCATTTTAGGAAAACCTACCGCAACCATTTCTAATAATTGATCAAAATCGACAGCAGTAGCTTTCTGCATTTCAGAAGCGTTTACGAAGTCTTTTTTCAAACCGCCGCCGTACCAAAGATAACTGTCAACGTTTTGTCCTAAAAGTGTAATTTCTTTAAAGCCTTTTTCCCAAAGATCTTTAATTTCATTCATAATGCTTTGAGGTTCACGGCTTCTTTCTCGTCCACGTGTAAACGGTACAACACAAAACGTACACATATTGTCGCATCCACGAGTAATCGAAACTAAAGCGGTGATTC
This portion of the Flavobacterium panacagri genome encodes:
- a CDS encoding tetratricopeptide repeat protein, with product MNVTDYTYLMNKPDAITEKQADALGSVLNEFPYFQSARALRLKGLYNQNSFKYNYALKVTAAHTSDRSVLFDFITSEVFTSVQNDFYEQKLRDLLEITVFDSEIISPEQIRKALQKNDPEEQPVPDIKEAQSVSTVSAEQSLKIEDFVKPEEPIKIEESLKIEEPLVVTEVKNIPEIDPSIFMAIKEAQTVTFEKPAIEEKPITIPEIDPSIFMAIKEAQSVTYEKPVIEEEKKIESIITSETIENVTSETTESLEEIDIPSFTESEKTEEPEIEKPKIDRIENSILSSIKVSETPTVSESAKEIEEETKFDRIENSILSSIKEAEAAIPEEPAIIEEVKVIPVIEQPVSSTIEEDEEEGVIEEMIIPEPKFNTIERSILSSIKEAETVIPKIEVKEEIIEEIIEETVEEITAEQLQEEIEEIIEETPEEFEEERTESVKTAAEHLEIGKPLDFSLREKHSFQEWLQLSRTEPIDRSNDLSPEERAAKEASEKAQQEEERQKKASIIDKFIENNPKISPIKPGNSAPIVQIESAPEDNSYLMTETLARVYLEQKKYTKAIQAYEILILKYPEKITFFADRISDIKILQQNNNNNN
- a CDS encoding LptE family protein, with product MKYLKHILILLIATTFSSCTVKYNFTGTGKIDAKTFQVNFFQNNADLVEPGIDRTFTLALQDLIMNQTNLNLVSVNGDLTYEGEIVDYRITPMTATAVGSNGDVGAAQNRLSIRVNVRFMNKKKETDDFEKPFEFYYDFPGQELPTGATLNDALKTIFERITQDIFNESLAKW
- a CDS encoding sigma-54 interaction domain-containing protein, whose amino-acid sequence is METVQAIKQRFEIIGNDPKLNRAIEKAIQVAPTDISVMVTGESGVGKENIPRIIHSLSHRKHGKYIAVNCGAIPEGTIDSELFGHEKGAFTGATSTREGYFEVADGGTIFLDEVGELPLTTQVRLLRVLENGEFIKVGSSQVQKTNVRIVAATNVNLFNAIEKGKFREDLYYRLSTVEITLPPLRERNDDIHLLFRKFVADFAHKYKMPPLRLDDDAVQLLQKFRWSGNIRQLRNVAEQISVLETNRDITLATLQSYLPAEGSNLPSVINDSKKESDFSTERDILYKVLFDMKSDLNDLKKLTLELMKNGTSKVQDINPNLIQKIYGNQENDSEIDFEEEPRTAVMTTPAVREDNYQIPDDNYLFAETIEEEEILRLEQKEIEMIKKSLEKNKGKRKAAADELGISERTLYRKIKQFDL
- a CDS encoding GxxExxY protein produces the protein MIDTNEYYYKKDQNYQIVGICMEVHRLLGPGLLEIVYKDALEIEFKNNNIPYHREKEFSIEYKGVILPHKFYADFIVYEDIILEVKSVKEISNDHLAQTLNYMKLADTPVGIIANFQNKSLVHKRLINS
- the miaB gene encoding tRNA (N6-isopentenyl adenosine(37)-C2)-methylthiotransferase MiaB translates to MEKIIEESKQGESLVLENKPENTKKLFIESYGCAMNFSDSEVVASILSDGGYNTTSVLEEADLVLVNTCSIRDKAEQTIRKRLEKYNAVKRTNPKMKVGVLGCMAERLKSQFLEEEKIVDLVVGPDAYKDLPNLLAEVEEGRDAINVILSKEETYGDISPVRLMSNGITALVSITRGCDNMCTFCVVPFTRGRERSREPQSIMNEIKDLWEKGFKEITLLGQNVDSYLWYGGGLKKDFVNASEMQKATAVDFDQLLEMVAVGFPKMRIRFSTSNPQDMHESILHVMAKYPNICKHIHLPVQSGSNRILKEMNRLHSREEYMALIDKIRAIVPDASISQDMIAGFPTETEQDHQDTMSLMEYVKYNFGYMYSYSERPGTLAGRKMKDDVEEETKARRLQEIVDLQQKHAWFRSEEFVGKTVEVLIEKVSKKSKEEFSGRNSQSITVVFPKENYKIGDFVNVKIISCTSGTLKGEAIGYSEMN